aacattttattgtttacaaACCTTCAAGCAGGTGCATTTGCAATATAGAGGACTTTGAGTCTTCTGTATTACATACAAGAGAAAGCCTGCTCCTTCCTTATCTAACAGGTGAAATCGAAAACATGTCAACTTATTAGAAAGCAAATAAAGAAATTATTAGTTATTattaatatgaatatttatataccacttttcaacaaaaaagaaaGCTCTCAAAGCGGTCTacagagcaaaaggaataagaaaatggtgcCCTGTCCCAAAGCGGCTCACAGTCAAAAgaggggagacaccagcaatagccactgggagaaatGCTAGGCTGGGCTGAATACGGACAGTTGCTCCCCTCCTGCGAAagataagagagccaccactttagaaagtgtctctttgcccagttccaaGAGTAATCAACTCCTTACCCCCAAAGGGATatacaatctagaaagaaacacaagggagacaccagtagCAGTCACTGGGAAGGATGAGATGCTGGGCTATAAACAgggacagtggctctccccctgctaaagataagagagCTGCCACTTTAAAGGAtatctctttgcccaggtagGAGGGTCATTCATTCCCTGTCCCAAGGGGCTCGTTATCTAGAAAGAGACACATGGGAGACACCAACTTCTACTCCTCATCACTTGACTTGTTTGTATCAAACaatgatcacaaaacaggagcataCCCAGCTCCCGAAAATGGGTAAGACTCATCTCCTGCCCAGTTGATGGTCCTGTGAACTGCCCTCCCGTCTCGCATTTGGGTAAACAGGGTAGTTCTTCTGTCCATGGGCAAAACTGTCTTTGTGTGATTTATCTATCCTGTAGGTGAATGCCTGCATAAAGTCCTTTCCACAATCCAATTATTTACAGTGTTTTACCTCCGGGCAGGTCCTGTGATGCGAAGTGAGGCTTGACTTGCCAATGAAGCTCTTCCCGCACCTCAGGCATTGatagggcttctctcctgtgtggattctttgatgcaaagtGAGGTTGGAGCCCTGCCTGAAGCACTTGCCACACTCCAGACACCgatacggtttctcccctgtgtggattctttggtgcagaACGAGATGGTCTCCCCGCCTGAAGGTCTTGCCGCACTCCAGGCACACGTACGGCCTCACATCAGTGTGCGTGCGCTGATGCTCAATCAAGCACGCTCTTGAGCTGAAGCTCTTGCGACACTCAGAGCATCTGGAAGGCTTTTTGGCTTCGTGGATTCTCTGGTGCGAAATAAGTTCTTGTTTGCTGATGAACCTCTTGtcacactccaggcatttgtagggcttctcccccgtgtggatCCTCCGGTGGAACGTGAACTGGGTGCTTGTGCggaagctcttgccacactccaTGCAGTGGTAAggtttctcccccgtgtggattctttgatgcagaaCGAGATGGTCTTTCCGCCTGAAGGTCTTGCTGCACTCCAGGCACATGTACGGCTTCGCGTCAGTGTGCGTGCACTGATGCTCAATCAAGCACGCGCTTGAGCTGAAGCTCTTGCGACACTTAGTGCATCTGTAAGACTTTTCGCCTCCATGGATTCTCTGATGCGAAATAAGGGCCGGTTTGCTGCTGCACCTCTTGtcacactccaggcatttgtaGGGCTTCTCCCTCATGTGGATCCTCCGGTGCAGTGTGAGCTGGGTGCTTGTGTggaagctcttgccacactccaCGCAGTGGTaatgtttttctcctgtgtggactctctgaTGTTTCCTTAGCCCTGCTGTAGATGCAAAGCCTTTCCCACACCCTTGGCACTTTCTCTTTGCCTTCTGTATTTTCTGTTGGCCTGGAGTTTCATGACAACTTTTGACCTGGCAAACAACCCATGCATTCCCCCTGTTCTCCTTTGCTTCTGCTGTTTTTTCCTGCTGTGTCTTGGGTCCATTTGGATTCCTGGAGTCCTCCTCCACTTCTGGATCGTCAGTTCCTTCTGCAGAAATCTCACAGGGTTCTGCCTCATCCTCATGCTCACACACAAACCCTGCAGGCACAAAGGGCAATTGTTCATTTGACCATGAAATTTGAAATAATAATAGGGGTGAGAGAAGCtgatagggctaggaaagaaaAACTAGGGGGGTGCGTGGACCGTTTTccgtggttcagtccaaatttggactaaCCGGTTCACCAGTTCAATCAGCTATGTGAATAAGACGTTGCTTGTAATACAAGGGATAAAGCTGagggtggctggtgagggcaggcAGCCCTGGTGGTGGGTGAGgaacctttaagagtaaatgttACGGTCTTGGCACATGCGGAGAACATGTGAGTGAGTGCTGGGCTGACAGCTGGGTCTCCACCACATAGCTGGGCTGCTGTGGGGAGCGACACTGCGGCTGCAGCTTCCAGGTGAGCTGCCAACACTTCATTTACCTTAAAAGTGCTTTGTTCTCGCTGCCCCTGCCATACCTACACTCACTAGCCACCTAAGTTTTATCAACCCCTTTATTACAAGAAACTGCTTTATCCCCTTTATCGCAAGCAACTTGTTACATAAACATAGCCGCTCAAACTGGCAAACCAGTTCGCCATGAACTGGGCTGGATCCGGTTCAATCTGTCTTTCCTGAAGGCTGGTCCAGTTCACAGTCAAACAGCCTGATTGACAGTGAACCAGCTGGCTATCCAACTGTTGAACCAGTGAACCAGTTGGCTATCAAACTGCACACCCCTAAGAAAGACtactttctgaaaccctggagagctactgccagtcagtgtagacaatactgagctagatggaccaatggtctgactcagtagaagtcagATTCATATGTTCATCAGGAGCCtccttagctcagtggtggagcacctgTTTTGTATggaagagctgggaaaggcccctacCTGAAACCCAGAAGAGGTGCTGCCAGACAATGTAGACAGTGCTGCCCGAGGCGGACCATGagtctgactcggtctaaggcagcttcaccTAAGCgtactgatgtttcttttttagactgtgagctatttggggacagggagccattttatttatttatttatttatttaaatctatgtaaaccactttgggaacttttgttgaaaagcagtatataaatatttgtcaaatCATATCGTACTCACTCTCAGCCAGCTCCGTCAGGATGGAAATATTCTCTCGGAATCCTCCTAGTGAACTTTCCAATGTTTCTTCTGAAGGAAGGCCTTCCAGCAGGAAGTTCTCCACCACAGTTTCTCTTATGCTTTCAGCTTCtatgggagagaaaaagagagatccTTGTTCGAAGTAGAGAAGAAAACTTGGAGGGAAGAAAAGGAAGTAAAAAGGAATACAAGGAGATCAAGACAAAGGGCTGGTTTAGTTGACctaacaaactgtggtttgctggATCAGCCTAAACCCATGCACGTctcccttacctgctctgcttGCACACTGCAGACAGGTGTCACTGTGAACATTAACTAGGCAGGACAAACAGCTTTGGGAGCTCTGTGCACCCCTGATTTTTGGTCAAGTGTGAGTTCAAAGCTAGGTTGGAGGCAGGGAAGGTGAttctataaatattcattgtattcgtattaTATGGGAGCCTATTAATAAATTGaattattaacaataataatattatacaCAGGCTCCGAGGGCTTTTCTTCCCGCCTTGGCAATATGCTTTGTAAAAGtgcttttcttcctgccttgGCCAATGCTGTGGGGGCAATGCCAAAcctctttagtttttatagttctctgcttttaaaataacttttcatttgaattatttttttaaattgtaattttaaatgtggttttgccTGAACTTGTTAAACATAAATTGGGTTAACtctattagtcttattttacattcttTCTTTTGAGTAATGttctgagctgccccaagcagcagtgttctggaggggcggagtatacatattttaaataattaataaattaataatacaaTGCCAAGAACAAATAGCTTAGCCTTTCTTCCTAGGGTAAAAGCTCTAGGTCCCTACTCCTTTGGGTCCTTTCCCCTGCCCTTCTAGGTCTGAACCAACCATGTAAATCTTACCTTCGGAGAGTATATTAAGACCCCCGGACTCCACCCTGGAGAAGACCACTCGGAGGTCCTCCAGGAGCCAAGACCCCCAGGCCACAAGGAAAGCCCCTGGATCACACAGACCCTGAGCAGCCATCAGCTGTGGCCTCTCCTCGGACCCAGTGCCCCTTCACCAccaaaaatggctcctgtcccctCCCTAGAATGCCCTCCACTGCTCCCGGGACCCCAGATGTAGAGGCAATGCTGGGCTAGGGCCTGCGAACTCCAACATGGGAGGCAAAGTGTTTCCCTCCCAATGCTTGGGCTTCCATCCTAATGGGGTGGgttgtacagtctgatctacgatcgtaataaagtttatctatctatcttgggcTTCCATCCTAATGGGCCTCTTCAGGAAGAGGGTTAGGCCGACTGAGGCACCTGCTTGGAATCAAGGCCAGCCTGAGCTccagggagaagggggaaagtcCTGGCTTCGACATCCCCGCTTTATTTGCAGCCAGCCTTTGCTGGATCGACAGccatttctttgctgctgccttaCTCGATCGGGGTAGCAACATGAACTTGCTGGGTGGTCTTTAGTAAACCATTCTTGCCTCCCCTCACCTACAATTCGGGGATAAatttacagggctgctcaacttcggccctcctgcagatgttggcctacaattcccataatccctggctctcggccactgtggctggggatgatgggagttgtagttcaaaaacagcgggAGGGCCTAAGTCGAGCAGGTCTGGATAACACGAGGGACTCACCATTGCCTTCTTCACCCTCCTGCTTGGGCTCCCCACGCAGCCACCTCCTCCTGGAGTCACGCTCTGGAGTCTGCTCTTGCTCAGAGGGTGGGGCAGCCGATAACGGCAGGGCCTGGAATGGCAACGAAGAGGGCtttctttcagcagggagggaCAGGGCTGCTGGGGGAGCAACAGGGAATGGGACAGCAAGAAGGAAGAGCCTGGCTGTCTCCCCGCCACTGCCTCAGTACTACGCTGaagggcagcagctctccagagtttcagcccAGGCAGGaatctactacactgactggcagcagctctcctcatgggagagcatgacttgtccccttagctaagaagggtccaccctggttacaattgaatgggagactagaagtgtgagctctgtaagatattccccttgggggatggagtgactctgggaagagcagaaggttccaagttccctccctggcttctccaagcagaggcatatctagggaaaatagcgcctagggcaaacactgaaattgcaccccctgtccaagcatctgacacccatctttcagataactttaccataatatcagctgaaaaatacaagtcaagctcgttaatcttttaatatttcaaaaactatttagcagtggacttagccggaccaaaaaatgctggaaaactacaaatttctgtgtgtgggggctcatgaaatacccaaatactatgtggaggtgtacttggaaaactaaacagaagtgcctgtctaattctctactatgcattgtagcatcaccattacataagtttttaaaatcaatggagaatttgacttttcccagatactctgtaaataattaaaggatatgcagagtaaactgtgtcactgcatggaatatattctagtctttcagaaagacagttaaaatgagagaaagagagcaagaaactcccagtgggccttaatattaagggtttcacactgattcaaagacaaactcaccattaatagccatattagcaagacatcacatttaactcacttatcacaagaagcaaagtaagagcaaatgaatacaatcctagctcttaagcgtcagctcagtattcacaagccctgattctctgtacatagagacaatctgaatatgtgtacagtgtcctatattatattattattattattattacccgtagccccttttgggggcttcctaaaggctgggggggtttgcaaagattccccctcaccccgctggcttctagggcctcgcagggaccatttgagcatgtgcagtggccatttttaaaaataatcttttttttttttaaaggccactgaaaacaaaatggccaccgtgcatgctcaaatggcctctgcaaagcctggcatgacctagagcctcacagaggccatttgagcatgcacagtggccattttgtttttggcagccattttttggcagcccccccttcaagtggcgccaggggcacgtgccctgcctgccctacccctagatacgcccctgtctccaagatagggctgagagagattcctgcgtgcaaccttggagaagccactaccagtctgcgaagacaatactgagctagatagaccaatggtctgactcagtatatggcagcttcctatggtcttaTGTTCCTCTGCAGGGGTACAGAGTTTCAGCCAGgagtgtacactgactggcatcagcaaTCCAGGATTTCATGGAAGAGATTTTCTCAACCCTAAGCAGAGCTGGAACCTGGAATGTTCTGCCTGTGCTCTACCACTCATGCTCCTAATGAATGtcttgccttatactgaatcggagccttggtccatctagctcagtgtggtctacaTTAAGTGGTAGCAACTGTTCAGCATGGTTCACTCCCAGGCATCTCAAGGCAAAGctagggagactcctgcctgaaactctggagaaccacTACCAGCCACTGtggtagtagacaatactgaaacaGATGGATCAAAGGCCTGACTCATTCGAGGGCTGCTTCCTCTGTCCCGCACAGGAACAACATTGTGAAGCAGTCTCACCTGGTTTTCCTGTCTCTCGGCCGTTCGCTGTCTCAGTAGGAAATCTTCAGCCAGGGTTACTGCCTGGGAACAGGTCTCTGGGCCATGTTCCCTCACCCAGCTCTGGATCTCTGGGGGAAGAATGGCCAGGAATTGCTCCAGGATCAGCAGCTCCAGGATCTGCTCCTTGGAGTATCTCTCGACCTTCAGCCACCCATGGCAAAGCTCTTGCAGTCTCCTGTAAGCCCCTCTGGGCCCCTCGGCCTCTTGGTAGCAGAAACGCCGGAAGTGTTGACGTTGCTTCTCCCTTCTCATGATGTCTCCTCGCAAGATGGCTGCCTTCACCTTCCCATAATCCCATCTATCTTCAGCATCCAGCCTGCTAAAGGCCTGCTCCGCTTCTCCACTGAGGGCTGGCAGGAGTCGAGTTGCCCACACTTCTCTGGGCCACTGACAGGATTCGGCCACTTGCTCAAAGGAAGCCAGGAAAGTGGTAGCGTCATTCCATGGGGCAGGTTCCTCTGGGAACTGTGGGGCTCCCAAGCCGGCGTGAGGGGATTCCAGGAACTCCTGCCATTGTGCGTCCCAGTGTAGAAGCGTCCCTTCATCTGATTCCCGTTTAACCTCTTCCCCAGTACTCTGAACCTGGATAAGATGAGGGGTTTCTCCTGTTCTTCCTGATCCCTCCCCTAAGGTAAGGGCGATGGGGTCTTGCTCCTCTATTTTCATTGTTATGTGACCTCACAAAGATAACACGGCAGGACCAAGAACTCTAGAAGAAATGACAATGAAATAACTGGTGCGGTGTGCTTTTCCTTGGGGAACAGAGGGGAAAAGAACAAACACAAGTAAATAGCTAGCCTATTCCTGCTGTTGTTGCTATTTAGTTATATActgatagataggtagatagatagatagatagatagatagatagatatagatatagatatagatatagatagttaTATAGATATAGTTATATATATGAAGAACCAAAGTTCCTGCAGCTCTCTTGTGttcctgcttggagctatccgagattcctgaccagtgttctctataacaaggattcccagattttgctgACTCCAACTCCtgtaatcctcagccaaaggcctttACAGCTGGCGGTGCTTCTGAATAtcagctgcaggagagcaacagcaagaaagagggcatgcctgtgggactcccagaggcatcttgtggcgcactgaggaaaacagaatgctggactcgataggccttgggcctgatctaacaaggctgttcttagcaatatctgggaatccctgttaaaggggaaCACAGTTCCTGATCCCCTTGTAGCTAGCTGAGGTCTGTgcccctcacccacccccatccctccccAAGCCAGATCTCTGAGGCACCAGATCCGTGCCTCAGTAGAGACCCTGGGCCTCAGTCTGGAAGAAGATACTTCTTCCATCTAAGTTTCAGCTGATGACTGTGCAGGAAGGGGCCTTCTTAGTGGTGGCCCCTGCCCTATGGAATCCCCTGCCACTAAAGCTTGCGCTGGCACCCACCTCAATGGTGTTCCCGAGCCAGTTAAAGACTTTGTTCTTTCATCAAGCCATTCCACGCCTCTCTTCATTTTGGAGctccttcagcccttctgcagatgttggactacaactcccatcagtcctgACTACTAGTCACAGttcctggggatgatggcagttgtagtccaacaacagctggagggctgaagttgtgcaaccttaCTTTAAATGCTCTCTTGGTGTTCATTTCTTCATCTGGTATGCTGTGTGTTttgtctggggtttttttttttacgtGTTATCATCAACTTAACATTTTCATGGTTGTTTTAAAAGTAAGCTGCCTTAAATCTGTGTGGAGAAAAGCAGGGCAGaaattttcaaaattaaaaaaaataataataaatgtgcaaAAACCATGCAAATCATGTGTGCATTTGAACTTGTGTTTTTTCCATAGGTTATGtgagttgaacataacatatgaacgGGGCTATTGGTTCTGTCTGAAATTCTGTGACCATTCGGGAAATAGTTTAGCAATATATCCAATTGTTGATCATTCCATTAAATATCAGTCACCATTAATTAAGTGTAGTAGCAaaatacaaccaccaccaccacccacagggCAACTGTGCAAACTGAGGAGGTGGAACTATTAACAGAATTTTTGTTATGCAGattcaaaaaaaatattttttttcatgtTATATATGTAT
Above is a window of Hemicordylus capensis ecotype Gifberg chromosome 2, rHemCap1.1.pri, whole genome shotgun sequence DNA encoding:
- the LOC128342608 gene encoding oocyte zinc finger protein XlCOF22-like, which encodes MKIEEQDPIALTLGEGSGRTGETPHLIQVQSTGEEVKRESDEGTLLHWDAQWQEFLESPHAGLGAPQFPEEPAPWNDATTFLASFEQVAESCQWPREVWATRLLPALSGEAEQAFSRLDAEDRWDYGKVKAAILRGDIMRREKQRQHFRRFCYQEAEGPRGAYRRLQELCHGWLKVERYSKEQILELLILEQFLAILPPEIQSWVREHGPETCSQAVTLAEDFLLRQRTAERQENQALPLSAAPPSEQEQTPERDSRRRWLRGEPKQEGEEGNEAESIRETVVENFLLEGLPSEETLESSLGGFRENISILTELAERFVCEHEDEAEPCEISAEGTDDPEVEEDSRNPNGPKTQQEKTAEAKENRGNAWVVCQVKSCHETPGQQKIQKAKRKCQGCGKGFASTAGLRKHQRVHTGEKHYHCVECGKSFHTSTQLTLHRRIHMREKPYKCLECDKRCSSKPALISHQRIHGGEKSYRCTKCRKSFSSSACLIEHQCTHTDAKPYMCLECSKTFRRKDHLVLHQRIHTGEKPYHCMECGKSFRTSTQFTFHRRIHTGEKPYKCLECDKRFISKQELISHQRIHEAKKPSRCSECRKSFSSRACLIEHQRTHTDVRPYVCLECGKTFRRGDHLVLHQRIHTGEKPYRCLECGKCFRQGSNLTLHQRIHTGEKPYQCLRCGKSFIGKSSLTSHHRTCPEVKHCK